In one window of Anser cygnoides isolate HZ-2024a breed goose chromosome 3, Taihu_goose_T2T_genome, whole genome shotgun sequence DNA:
- the SERTAD4 gene encoding SERTA domain-containing protein 4 isoform X2, with amino-acid sequence MTLVLPMQRLGRPSAAEGAADLAAYRALWEPPACGRTATGTATATAAPGTAPAPPATGTPSSGSHYRGISDPVATSKITYFKRKYVEEEDFHPPLGSCAHKTISVFEERAHILYMSLEKLKFIDDPEVYLRRSVLINNLMKRIHGEIIMQNNWCFSACSFGGTSPQEWFVPQDCPYRKRLRMAKEEYEKIHTCCFYQECGSHYLNLPYSVSASTENTSSSSSSSSPISLPSCSQQVDYDIGSAPSYRSDDQIPANEIFVTNGRPHGNQEKAKFADEKGSNEPERDSAPLNCEPVRGTHAPECKGKFYDYFETGCNDKSNGSESWKKCLRKKESLPSNKMCCSKGSKI; translated from the exons ATGACCCTGGTGCTGCCCATGCAGCGGCTGGGCCGCCCCAGCGCCGCCGAGGGAGCCGCCGACCTCGCCGCCTACCGAGCCCTCTGGGAGCCGCCCGCCTGCGGCCGCACCGCCACCggcaccgccaccgccaccgcAGCCCCCGGCACCGCTCCGGCACCGCCAGCCACCGGGACCCCCTCCTCAG GATCGCATTACAGGGGAATTTCAGATCCTGTAGCGACATCCAAGATCACatactttaaaaggaaatatgtgGAAGAAGAGGATTTCCATCCACCGCTCGGCAGCTGTGCGCATAAA aCAATCTCAGTGTTTGAGGAGCGGGCCCATATTCTTTACATGTCTTTGGAAAAGCTGAAGTTCATTGACGACCCTGAAGTCTACCTGCGGAGATCCGTCCTCATCAACAACTTAATGAAGCGAATCCACGGAGAAATCATCATGCAGAACAACTGGTGCTTCTCTGCTTGCTCCTTTGGTGGCACCTCACCACAGGAGTGGTTCGTGCCTCAGGACTGTCCGTACAGAAAACGTCTCCGCATGGCCAAGGAGGAGTACGAGAAGATCCACACGTGCTGCTTCTATCAAGAGTGTGGCAGTCACTATTTAAACCTACCCTACTCGGTCAGTGCCAGTACAGAAAAtacttcctcctcttcctcctcctcttcccccattTCTTTGCCCAGCTGTTCCCAGCAGGTGGATTATGACATTGGCAGTGCCCCTTCTTACAGGAGCGACGACCAGATACCCGCTAACGAAATATTCGTCACCAATGGCAGGCCTCACGGTaatcaggaaaaggcaaaatttgCTGACGAGAAAGGCAGTAACGAACCTGAGCGAGACAGTGCCCCCCTAAACTGTGAACCTGTAAGAGGCACCCATGCTCCCGAATGTAAAGGCAAATTTTATGACTATTTTGAGACTGGATGTAATGACAAGAGCAACGGAAGTGAATCTTGGAAAAAATGCTTAAGGAAAAAGGAATCTTTACCAAGTAATAAAATGTGCTGCAGCAAAGGAAGTAAAATATGA
- the SERTAD4 gene encoding SERTA domain-containing protein 4 isoform X1 produces the protein MRMVYFPPSPAADPAPAMTLVLPMQRLGRPSAAEGAADLAAYRALWEPPACGRTATGTATATAAPGTAPAPPATGTPSSGSHYRGISDPVATSKITYFKRKYVEEEDFHPPLGSCAHKTISVFEERAHILYMSLEKLKFIDDPEVYLRRSVLINNLMKRIHGEIIMQNNWCFSACSFGGTSPQEWFVPQDCPYRKRLRMAKEEYEKIHTCCFYQECGSHYLNLPYSVSASTENTSSSSSSSSPISLPSCSQQVDYDIGSAPSYRSDDQIPANEIFVTNGRPHGNQEKAKFADEKGSNEPERDSAPLNCEPVRGTHAPECKGKFYDYFETGCNDKSNGSESWKKCLRKKESLPSNKMCCSKGSKI, from the exons ATGCGGatggtttattttcctccctctcctgctgcg GATCCGGCCCCCGCCATGACCCTGGTGCTGCCCATGCAGCGGCTGGGCCGCCCCAGCGCCGCCGAGGGAGCCGCCGACCTCGCCGCCTACCGAGCCCTCTGGGAGCCGCCCGCCTGCGGCCGCACCGCCACCggcaccgccaccgccaccgcAGCCCCCGGCACCGCTCCGGCACCGCCAGCCACCGGGACCCCCTCCTCAG GATCGCATTACAGGGGAATTTCAGATCCTGTAGCGACATCCAAGATCACatactttaaaaggaaatatgtgGAAGAAGAGGATTTCCATCCACCGCTCGGCAGCTGTGCGCATAAA aCAATCTCAGTGTTTGAGGAGCGGGCCCATATTCTTTACATGTCTTTGGAAAAGCTGAAGTTCATTGACGACCCTGAAGTCTACCTGCGGAGATCCGTCCTCATCAACAACTTAATGAAGCGAATCCACGGAGAAATCATCATGCAGAACAACTGGTGCTTCTCTGCTTGCTCCTTTGGTGGCACCTCACCACAGGAGTGGTTCGTGCCTCAGGACTGTCCGTACAGAAAACGTCTCCGCATGGCCAAGGAGGAGTACGAGAAGATCCACACGTGCTGCTTCTATCAAGAGTGTGGCAGTCACTATTTAAACCTACCCTACTCGGTCAGTGCCAGTACAGAAAAtacttcctcctcttcctcctcctcttcccccattTCTTTGCCCAGCTGTTCCCAGCAGGTGGATTATGACATTGGCAGTGCCCCTTCTTACAGGAGCGACGACCAGATACCCGCTAACGAAATATTCGTCACCAATGGCAGGCCTCACGGTaatcaggaaaaggcaaaatttgCTGACGAGAAAGGCAGTAACGAACCTGAGCGAGACAGTGCCCCCCTAAACTGTGAACCTGTAAGAGGCACCCATGCTCCCGAATGTAAAGGCAAATTTTATGACTATTTTGAGACTGGATGTAATGACAAGAGCAACGGAAGTGAATCTTGGAAAAAATGCTTAAGGAAAAAGGAATCTTTACCAAGTAATAAAATGTGCTGCAGCAAAGGAAGTAAAATATGA
- the SERTAD4 gene encoding SERTA domain-containing protein 4 isoform X3 — MTGSCWWLSRASLQDDPCVLKAFKGSLSVTTAHTISVFEERAHILYMSLEKLKFIDDPEVYLRRSVLINNLMKRIHGEIIMQNNWCFSACSFGGTSPQEWFVPQDCPYRKRLRMAKEEYEKIHTCCFYQECGSHYLNLPYSVSASTENTSSSSSSSSPISLPSCSQQVDYDIGSAPSYRSDDQIPANEIFVTNGRPHGNQEKAKFADEKGSNEPERDSAPLNCEPVRGTHAPECKGKFYDYFETGCNDKSNGSESWKKCLRKKESLPSNKMCCSKGSKI, encoded by the exons ATGACTGGTTCCTGCTGGTGGCTCTCCAGGGCCTCTCTCCAGGATGATCCTTGCGTGCTCAAGGCTTTTAAGGGTTCCCTGTCAGTTACTACAGCACAT aCAATCTCAGTGTTTGAGGAGCGGGCCCATATTCTTTACATGTCTTTGGAAAAGCTGAAGTTCATTGACGACCCTGAAGTCTACCTGCGGAGATCCGTCCTCATCAACAACTTAATGAAGCGAATCCACGGAGAAATCATCATGCAGAACAACTGGTGCTTCTCTGCTTGCTCCTTTGGTGGCACCTCACCACAGGAGTGGTTCGTGCCTCAGGACTGTCCGTACAGAAAACGTCTCCGCATGGCCAAGGAGGAGTACGAGAAGATCCACACGTGCTGCTTCTATCAAGAGTGTGGCAGTCACTATTTAAACCTACCCTACTCGGTCAGTGCCAGTACAGAAAAtacttcctcctcttcctcctcctcttcccccattTCTTTGCCCAGCTGTTCCCAGCAGGTGGATTATGACATTGGCAGTGCCCCTTCTTACAGGAGCGACGACCAGATACCCGCTAACGAAATATTCGTCACCAATGGCAGGCCTCACGGTaatcaggaaaaggcaaaatttgCTGACGAGAAAGGCAGTAACGAACCTGAGCGAGACAGTGCCCCCCTAAACTGTGAACCTGTAAGAGGCACCCATGCTCCCGAATGTAAAGGCAAATTTTATGACTATTTTGAGACTGGATGTAATGACAAGAGCAACGGAAGTGAATCTTGGAAAAAATGCTTAAGGAAAAAGGAATCTTTACCAAGTAATAAAATGTGCTGCAGCAAAGGAAGTAAAATATGA